A region from the Salvia splendens isolate huo1 chromosome 15, SspV2, whole genome shotgun sequence genome encodes:
- the LOC121769042 gene encoding AP-1 complex subunit mu-2-like codes for MAGAASALFLLDIKGRVLVWRDYRGDVSATQAESFFAKLMEKEGDPETQDPVVYDNGVTYMFIQHNNVYLMTASRKNCNAASLLLFLHRVVDVFKHYFEELEEESLRDNFVVVYELLDEIMDFGYPQYTEAKILSEFIKTDAYRMEVAQRPPMAVTNAVSWRSEGIRYKKNEVFLDVVESVNILVNSNGQIIRSDVVGALKMRTYLSGMPECKLGLNDRVLLEAQGRATKGKAIDLDDIKFHQCVRLARFENDRTIAFIPPDGSFDLMTYRLSTQVKPLIWVEAQVERHSRSRIEFMVKARSQFKERSTATNVEIEIPVPPDATNPNVRTSMGSATYAPENDSLIWKIKSFPGGKEYMLRAEFRLPSITSEDAAPERKAPIRVKFEIPYFTVSGIQVRYLKIIEKSGYQALPWVRYITMAGEYELRLI; via the exons ATGGCGGGAGCAGCATCGGCGCTGTTCCTACTGGACATTAAGGGTAGGGTTCTGGTGTGGCGGGACTACCGCGGAGATGTCTCAGCCACCCAGGCAGAAAGCTTCTTCGCTAAGCTCATGGAGAAAGAG GGTGACCCAGAGACCCAGGATCCTGTTGTTTATGATAATGGTGTGACGTACATGTTTATACAACACAACAATGTATATCTCATGACTGCATCTCGGAAAAACTGCAATGCTGCTAGCCTTCTTTTATTCCTACACCGAGTAGTCGAT GTCTTCAAGCATTACTTTGAAGAATTAGAAGAAGAATCACTGAGAGATAATTTTGTTGTAGTG TATGAGCTACTAGACGAAATTATGGACTTTGGTTACCCACAATACACCGAAGCGAAGATTCTTAGCGAGTTCATCAAGACTGATGCTTACAGGATGGAAGTGGCACAGAGGCCTCCGATGGCAGTCACAAATGCAGTGTCATGGCGCAGTGAAGGGATTCGTTACAAAAAGAATGAA GTCTTTCTTGATGTTGTGGAGAGTGTCAATATACTAGTCAATAGTAATGGCCAAATAATTAGGTCAGATGTTGTTGGGGCACTAAAGATGCGAACGTATTTGAG TGGTATGCCCGAGTGTAAACTTGGACTGAATGACAGAGTTTTGCTTGAAGCCCAAGGGCGAGCTACTAAGGGAAAAGCCATTGATCTCGACGACATCAAGTTTCATCA ATGTGTGCGGTTGGCTCGGTTTGAGAATGATAGAACCATAGCCTTCATACCTCCTGATGGATCGTTTGATCTAATGACTTACAGGCTCAGCACTCAG GTAAAGCCTCTAATATGGGTTGAAGCTCAGGTAGAAAGGCACTCTAGGAGCCGAATAGAATTTATGGTGAAAGCCAGGAGCCAATTCAAGGAGCGTAG CACCGCAACGAATGTTGAAATTGAGATACCTGTGCCACCTGATGCTACTAATCCAAATGTTCGTACCTCAATGGGATCTGCTACTTATGCTCCAGAAAATGATTCACTAATTTGgaaaattaaatcttttcccgGTGGCAAG gAATATATGTTGAGAGCAGAGTTTAGGCTTCCCAGTATCACATCAGAGGATGCAGCTCCAGAAAGAAAGGCTCCCATAAGGGTGAAGTTTGAAATACCATACTTCACTGTTTCAGGAATACAG GTCCGTTACTTGAAAATCATCGAAAAGAGTGGCTACCAGGCTCTCCCATGGGTGAGGTATATAACAATGGCTGGTGAATACGAGCTTAGACTTATTTGA
- the LOC121766659 gene encoding tryptophan aminotransferase-related protein 1-like: MLTNLNQQSILDFDKGDPTMYEAYWKSIGEDFKITISASEALSYFANPKSFCWFMLPKLEQEIRNLHNVVGNAVVEGRHIVVGNGSSQLIQAALYALAEPLDPSSPISVMSAAPFYSCYPQIAHYMRSGLFKWGGDAHAYDRDDQPYIEMVNCPNNPDGELRGPVVNKANGMLVHDLAYYWPQYTAITKPVDHNIMLFTMSKCTGHAGSRIGWAIVKDSHVAKQMVKFLEISTIGVSKEAQLRAISILEMISTNSCSTNFFEFGQFVMAGRWKTLREALEGTDILQVPNFPPRHCNFKRNYIECNPAYAWMKAQEGINLEEVMKEENIRVRGGGTFGCPSNYARLSILGRDNDFDQFLKKLPSIVKRLAHSKF; the protein is encoded by the exons ATGCTCACTAACCTTAACCAGCAATCCATTCTTGATTTTGATAA GGGTGATCCAACCATGTACGAGGCCTACTGGAAATCAATTggtgaagatttcaaaatcaccATTTCAGCTTCCGAAGCCCTTAGCTACTTCGCCAACCCCAAGAGCTTCTGCTGGTTTATGCTGCCTAAACTCGAGCAAGAAATCAGGAATCTCCACAATGTGGTGGGAAACGCAGTCGTGGAAGGTCGCCACATTGTGGTTGGGAACGGCTCCAGCCAGCTCATCCAAGCTGCCCTTTACGCCCTCGCTGAACCCCTCGACCCCTCAAGCCCCATCAGTGTCATGTCTGCTGCTCCATTCTACTCC TGTTATCCGCAGATAGCACACTATATGAGATCAGGACTGTTCAAGTGGGGTGGTGATGCTCATGCTTATGACCGTGATGATCAACCTTACATCGAGATGGTCAATTGCCCCAACAATCCTGATGGCGAACTAAGGGGGCCTGTTGTGAATAAAGCCAATGGCATGCTAGTTCATGACCTTGCATACTATTGGCCTCAGTACACGGCCATCACGAAGCCTGTTGATCACAATATCATGCTCTTCACCATGTCCAAATGCACCGGGCACGCAGGGTCGAGGATCGG ATGGGCTATAGTGAAGGACTCACACGTGGCAAAACAAATGGTGAAGTTCTTGGAGATCAGCACCATTGGGGTGTCCAAGGAAGCTCAGCTCAGAGCTATCAGCATCTTGGAGATGATCTCCACCAACAGCTGCTCCACTAATTTCTTCGAGTTCGGGCAGTTTGTGATGGCTGGGCGATGGAAGACGCTGCGAGAAGCTCTCGAGGGAACTGATATCTTGCAAGTCCCCAACTTCCCTCCTCGACACTGCAACTTCAAAAGAAACTATATTGAATGCAATCCAG CTTACGCCTGGATGAAGGCCCAAGAGGGCATAAACCTAGAGGAGGTGATGAAAGAGGAGAATATTCGAGTGCGAGGAGGCGGGACTTTCGGTTGCCCTAGCAACTATGCTAGGCTTAGTATCCTGGGCAGGGATAATGACTTTGATCAATTTCTGAAGAAGCTTCCCTCTATTGTTAAACGTCTAGCTCATTCAAAGTTTTGA